From the Catharus ustulatus isolate bCatUst1 chromosome 2, bCatUst1.pri.v2, whole genome shotgun sequence genome, the window AGGGGTCTTAGGAGGCAGTGGCTTCCCATCAACCTAGCCAAATATATGCACCATGCGAGAAGAGACAGTCACAcctgcagagcactgaaacCCTCCTAACTGTGTTTTGGCAGTATAAGGCTTCCATGGGTATTTGGATGTTGAACAGATCCTGTAGCAGCCTATAGCACTGGAAGCTCACAGAGTCTGAATTTTTAGGATACTTTCATCAGCAAAGGGTCTGAAGTATTTACATAGGACACAAAAGCATTAGCTGCTTTATCTTCTACTCAGTCACACGCTGTGCAGCTAAAGAGAGTCCTTTGGTCTTTTGTGGCTTTCAGAGGAGAACCTGGCAGAGAAACCTGTTACAGTGGAGAGAACACTGCTCAGCACGTACTCCTGGAGAATGGGAGAATGGGGTCTGATGTCTACAAACAGAAACTTCTTagaatcaggaaaaattataaatggcaccaaaaaaaaaaaaaaaaaaaaaaaaaaaaaaaaaaaaaaaaatcaagcttaAACCCATGTTTACTCCATGTCACCTCAATTGCACCCCCACTGACCAGCTCCTGGTAGAACTTTTAATATTTAGTTTGCTCTCCATTTTGGGAACCCAGATCTCTCCCAGCCCTCATCATGACACAGGAGaccccacccctccctgggAATTTTAAAGTCCATTTATAGCTCCAACTCTTTGGTCCCAGCCTCCTTTGAGGATGAATAAGGGTCAGCCCTTACACCAAAAAGGCTGTTGTATGTGCCAGTCATCTTCCAGCACGGTGAGAATGGGGTTACTCCAGAGATAGTGAGGTCTCTATACAGTGCTGAAGGCAAGAGCTCAGCAGACGATGATTATCCACAATTGGAGGTGTTCAGGATTTGCCTGGGCCAGGCCCTGAGCAACCCAGTCTAGTCTGAGAATCACActtctgggagcagaggggtggAGTGGAGACCCAGAGGTGCCTTCCTTAGATTCTGTGATTAACAAACAAGTGGGTATATTTGgttttgtggggctttttctTAGTGGGGCTGTAGAAGATGTCTTACAGAAGTATACCTGCTTACAGGGTGCTACCTGCCATGAGGTGCCAAGTAGAGAGGAAATTGAAAAaacagctcagctgccagcaccctctgaATTGCAGTCTGGCACACAATCCTGTTAAGCCAGCACAAATGCAAAGTGTTGCAGAAAGGGGCAGTCCCATCCTCCCTTTcatctctcctgctgcctctcttTTGTCAACACTGGTGAGCAGTGGAGAATTGATCCAGCTGAAAACTAAACTGTAAAGGAATAAATCCATTTTGATTTACAATGagctctttcagtttaaaaatgcacCATCTCCTTCCCTACCAATTTTTTGTTCAGAGCAAAGTGGCTGGGGATCACCAAATCAGAGCCTTTATTCTCTTCAGGACAATTctggagcactgctgtgctcttcCTTGCTGTGCCATCACCCACAGCAACCTTCCCTGTGGCTGTACTCTCCTGCAAATGATTTCTCATAGCATCACATGCTCCTTTAGTTACCCTACACTTTTTCATATCTAGCTTTTCCACTAAGAAAGAAACAACATATTCTTTATACATACATACTAAGTGTTTGCCTGCAGCTTTCAGAGATCCAGTGTGCCATGAGACACAGGCTCCTGTTCTCCTGCCATGGTGCACCATGAAAACACAGGACATGAATCAGATCTACTTTTCACAGCTCCTGAGGACATGTACAACTAAGCCTAGAGCCTGatccctctgtgccctgaaCAACAGCATCTGAGACATGTGCCTTTTCTGTGTTGGAGAGACCCATGGTactgcccagagcaggacacagaaAGGATTTGAGCCCCACGAGCAGAAGGCACATCCTTTTGTGGTGGTTGTTATAGCCAGTcaggagaaacagcagcaataaGGATATGAGCCTGAAATATTTGGATCAAACTTTCTCTCTTGGCACCGGGAGAAATATTATTGTTCCCCCAGATCTGCTGCTGGGTCTTGAGACCAGCAGACACAATCCCCATCTATTCTGAAAGTCCCATAGGCCAAAACATCTCCAGGAAAAGCAATTAGACGGTCTCCCTAAAAAACTGTGAAGAGACTGAAAGCCAAAGAAGCCACACCTAAGAAGGGGCTTTTTTTGCAGTCTGTTGGGAGAATCTGGGCACCCTGGTTTCACTCTATGTCCAGCATCATCctcacagcctgccctgccacCACCTGGCCACCACGTGTTGAGCTCCTGGGTACCTCTTTGCTCTTGAGAAAACCCACTGCAGCGCTGGGACATTTGAGAGGCTATTGCATATTTTTCCATTGGATTAAAAGCATGAATGCTGCAATGAGAGATGAGTCAAAATGTAACCTAGCCTGCTGCATGGATTTTTGTAGTTAATCCACTTTGTCCTCTGTGTTGCCAAACACAAGGGCTGTGTCATCAAAGACATCACTTAACTAGATACTGGCCAAGGTACTGATAAGACATCATCATCTTCACATGTAGTTTTGGATGGTCAAAGGGGATCCTGCAGCATCccatctttcctgcaggaaGGATCTTTTGAAAGAGAATACTTATACACTTCTTCACAGTGAGTGCTGGCCAGATACAAGTTGCCAGCTGCCAAATATGCCCATGAATGCTGCAGATTGTCTTCAGTAATTAAATCACCAGGGctttttttagaagaaatgcaGCCCACAGCTTCAGTCAGCACCCCCCAGTGCTATTCCTGACTTTCTAATTCAGATTTCTCCAGGATATTTTGCTGTCTGCTGAGGATTGTCATACAAAGGGTGCTCACCTTTTAGCACTGTAGAAAGAGGCTGAAGATTTGTCTTAAAACCCCATAAAGGTAAGTTTTCCTAAAGGTGTTTCTGTGGGATTCTGAGAAGCAGGCCACTGCTAGGCTCTCTTCAGCACCTTATCAGAGACCTGTGGAGACTCAGGCACTGTCCATACAGCAAACCTTCTAAAGAGGGCATTTCCAGAAAAGCCTGCCAGTCAGGCACCAAGTCACTCTTCTTACTCCAAGAACTTTTGCAGGGTTTCACCTGGATCTGCTGAATGACGTGGACTTTCTCCTTTCCAATCCTCTTCTCCTCACTCCTTTTACGGACCCTTCACCTCAGGTGAATGGGTCCCTCTGACATGTGGTATACCCTGCTCTTAGGGGAATAATTTGCTGCTTCCAGGCATCACGGAGGGACAGAAAGAAGACTGGAGCAGCCATTGCCTCCCTCAAAAAAGGAAGTTTGTACCCACCCTCAACTTAATTCCATACACAGAATGAATCTTGGGTTGGTGCCTTGGTAGAAACCACCATGGCCCTCTGTGTGGccctctgccccaggggtgcTCTTTTGATGTGTTTCCCCACTGTGCATTTCACACAAAGCCTACCAAGATGTGGGCAGTGCCTCTTTCTGCTTCAGTGTTCTGCTGCCTGACCGCTCTGCAGCAACACCATCTTGGCTTGGGAGCCACTGCATCTGTCCCAAGTGCCCAGAGAGGGCCAGCTCCACTCCTTGCCCTCTGCAGCTGACCTTAGACCTCTTTTAGCTCCCTAAGCTTCCCACTCACTGCCAGAACTCTTGCAGTTAATCCCAGTCTGATCCCTGGAAACCCTGATGCCTGTGCAGGTGCCTATTGAGTACCaacctgcccagcagctcttgCTCACACCACATCCCTGCCAGACTTTCCCTTCTGTTTGCCCGGGTGTGGCTGCTTTTTGTTTACAGTCCCTTGCCACAGAGTTATTAGTTATCTCTTATTAGTAAGTAACTTGTTTTTTGcttgctgtgtttgcttttgtgcTGGGCAAACAGCAGTCAGGATGTTTTACCTGAGGTCCTTCTGGCGAGCACTTTCTCAGGAACACCCAGACCAGCTGATAACCCAGGCTACAAGCCACAGAGTGGGTTCTTATATCAGCTCTAGTCTCCAGATAAATTCTGGAGCACCTCAGAAAGTCAGCATAAAGCAGAAGATTGTGACCAGTTTCAGACTGGATGCTGCAAGGACCAAAATGTGAAAGTGGAATCTCTCAGAGAAAAGCATGGTGTCACAGCAATCTGAAAACATGACGAAAAATTCCTTTAGTGACACTAACTCAATGATACTGCAGAATAGTGTTTTCTATTCCTGTTTTTCGTGGTAAGAGTAGTTGCATCTGTAAGACATGCCAAGGCAGACAAGAAAAGCGATGTATTAAGGTTGTGCATGAGGTGTCTGCTGTGGGTGCGCCTGGAACATGGCTGAATCTACTAATGCCTGACACAGACAAAGGAGCATTTAGTGAGCTGGGCTCCTGTCTCCCTGACCCTGGACACTCCCTTTGTAGCCTGCCTGTCATTTCCCATGGCTCTGCCAGAGTCCCACATGTGCCTGCCAGCTAGGGGACCCACACAGGAGCTTCTCAGAAGACGTTCCCTGCTGATCTTTCTCTGGTCACTGTTATCGCTGCGCCGGGGTCCTGTTCTGGGAGATGACGAAAATGCCATTCGAGGGAGTCAGCATTTAAAGTGGGTCGTTAGCCAGAAACGTCACCGTGTCTTTGCTAAAGATAGCCTGGTGCTGAGTAAAATGGTGCCTCCAAAACCTTCATTTCACAACATGCTCACTCAGCATAATAAGCCCTGAGTCCCAAATGCCCCCCCAGTGCCAGGCAATGCCTGTCATTTTCCTGGGCTGTCCGTCAGTCCCTTGGGACCTCGGGAAGCGGCAGCAGGATGGAAACACATCCTCTCCTATGCTGTCTTACAAGAGACAAACATTTCACAGAGTACAGGTTCCACTAAGGATGGTTTGGGGGGCGAGAGGGGGACAGTGCCAAGGTGCCAAGGCTACGAGTGCAGGGAGGGTTGAAATGAAGGGGGACAGCAGTGAGCTCGGTGCGTCCCCTGAAAAAAGCCAGAAGGGGAGCAGAGGGTGCTGGACTGTGGAGCCATACATGTCTCCCCACCACAgttccagctccttcctctctctctttctctctctctctctctctcgtCTTCACCCACACACTCACACCATTCTTGCGCTGCTGATTCAAGGGAAAGAGAGGTTGATGTTTTCTGCTCGAACTGGTCACCACAAACTGTTTTTCttgaacaggaggaaaaaacaccCCCTGACTGCTGTCACAAGTTCTCCCCTATCTTCACTTGTCTCTTCCTCTCTCATGCAATCCCCGGGGCTCTGTCACACAAGAGGGCATGAAGGGCCACTACAGAGCAGTCCCTCATGGGCATGGAGGCACACAAGGTTGCACTACTCCGGAGGCTGAACACCCATGTGGATGAAAGACCTGAGAGCTGGCCCTGCTGAAGGGAAGCATAGCACTATAGCCCTGTCTCTCTTTTGTACCCCGCCTTCACCACACAGATAAGGAAAATGAGACAGTAAGCAAGAGTTCCTTCTACTGTCAAGAAGTGGCCACTAGGAGTCACCTCCCTTCCCTCAGCCTCAGAAAAAGCCCAAGCTCTTGATGGATGAGCAACTGAGGGGCTTGGGTGTCTGACACCCATCACGAAGGGCTGGTAAGTCCAAAAGAAGCAGAGCCAGTGGGTTGCTGGAAATTGTGAACCACAACAGTGGGGGTTCTCTGAGACAAAGGGGCCCCAGGAAGAGGCACATGGATGGAAATATTTGCCCTGTGCAAAGGCCAGCAGCTGCATGGGGGCTAGGATGAGCCCCCTCAGCACATGAGCTCAAGTGGgtttcccccagagctgctggagcaggaggtttCCTTTCTCTCACACCTCAGAGTGAGAGCATGCAACCCCTCTTTTCAGtgcttattttttctctctgaatgCTCCCCTCTGTCTCCTTGGACTACCTCAACTGTGTCCCATACTAGCCCTGGACTCTAGATTGGTGAATCACATGTGTCCTGGTTGGAGCTTAGCACAGACCCTTTCCTAAGGCTGCCTGTGAACTGaccaatgagaaaaaaaccactaaatCAGCACATTTGAAAgattaaagaaggaaaagaattataataatgagaaaaacaataaaagaaagaacagcagaaaaaagagacCAACATGTTCTCAAAAGCCCTGAAACAAATAGAGAATCTGTAAGAGATGGGAAGATCAAACCAAAAAAGGtaagagatgaaagaaaaacatgaaggGTACTTGCTGGGAAGTGTCTTCTACACTTTTTCCACTGGCTATATAGAAGCGAAACTTGTGAGAAAAACAACAGCGACCCAAAGAATTTCCACTAAAAGATGCTTAGAACAGTGTCTCTGGTCCCTCCCTCCTGTGCCCTCACGTGCCTCAGGCTCCTACTGGTTTCTTGGCCGTGACGCATCTTCTTAGTGATATGAGGAAATTCACTGCCCACCTGCAATATAAAGGCATTTAGAGAAATGCTTTGatcacagagagagagagagcatgACAGCAAGCACATCCCACTGACCCCTCTGTGCTCACCCACCCACTCTAACAACCTTCTGTGCCCATGCCTCATTTTTGCTGATCTCTTCAAGCTTTGGACCTCATCAAGCACAGAACTGAGTGAGAAGCAGCCCCTCTGCTCGATGCCACCATGAGactggtgtccctggggctgttcctcACCTTCACTCTGCCGCCTTTCACTGGTAAGAGGGGCTGAACATATTGGGGAGGGCAGAGTAGCTCAATGATTGGACGCTGGGTGTTACTTGATCCCTGGAAAGGCTGGAAGGGGGAATTTCTGCCCTTCCAACTCCACAGAAAGTGGCCAGATATCATGCTGTATTCTAAGCCACTATGGCAAAGATTGCATCCCCACACCAGAATGGGATAATATTGAATCCCACTCTTTGCTCAACTCTCCATCTTGTTACAGCTGGCCACATCCTACCAGGATTATCGGagggcagaagcaggaagcagaAAGTGTGGGTCAGAGAGGGGAGTTCAGCCGTGCTGCCCTGCCACTTGGGCCCCAGAAAGACGAAGGAGAGCTCAAAGCAGCTGTCTGACAAGATATCTGTGCTGTGGAAGCGGCATGGGGGAAGGTATACCAGGGCCAAAAGAGATACCTTCTGGGGGAATTGAGGGGTTGGAGGTCTTTTGAgccccttttctccttctccataTTATCTCCTTCCCCATAatccctccttcctgcccccTCCCTTGGTGTCATGCTTGCCTCTGGCATGAGCTGTTCACTTGTACTGCTTCCAGTGTACACCAGGAGCCACACGTGGTGCTGGAAGTTGGGTACTCGGGCCTCCAGAAGACAGCACTGCTCATGAAGCCCCGGGTGTCACTCCAGGACTCTGCCTTACGCAATGGCAATTTCTCCCTGCGGATCGACCCCGTCTGGAGTGAGGACGTTGGGCTGTATGAGGCACAGGTGAAATACAAAACAGAGGTCCACAGCTGCCTCGTGGAGCTGGGTGTGATCACAGGTAGGAGAGGATGGAAAACCTGGAGAATGTTGATTTCAGGACTGGGGAGGTTATGAAGGTGGGATAGGGTTGGGATGCTGTGTTTGGCAGGGCAGGTGAGAGTACAGGCAGCACCCTCTTGAAAGTGCACTTTCTTGCTGTCTGCCCTCAGCTCTGAAGGGAAAGCTGCCTGAGGGACAAGCTTAGGATAGTGCAGGCACAAAAGGCTGGTTTGGTAGCTCCCCTATGACCTTAGCTCACAACTCCAACCCAAAATCTTCTTTTTGCAGTAACCCTCAGTCCACCCAATCCGGTGATAGAAAATGAGCTGCTCTTGATGAGCTGCAACTCCAGCCACCGTGCCAGCCTTGTGGAGACATGCTGGTTCCATGACAAGCACCCAGGCCCCACCTCCAGGACCCTCTGCTCCTTGTCTGGGACTCTCTCCATCCTCCACCCAGCCATGAGTGATGCgggctcctggcactgccagcttcGGTATTCTGATAAGGAGATAATTTCTGCCACATTCAACCTGCAAATTCTAGGTCAGCTCAGCCTCTGTGTTGATACCCCAGCATCCCCAAGCTGATACCTTTGATGTGACTGATTAACCCCAGTGGCCCCagcttcccagctcccaccttgTCCTCACTTCCCAGGTCAGTCACTTCTCTGAGAAGCTCTTTCCAGGCACCTCCTCACATTGTCTTCTTTCCCTGGCTCAGGTTTTGAAGGCCCAACCAACCCTGTGGTCTATGCAGCAGCTGGGTCTGCAGCTGATCTACCGTGCAGGCTGAGCTACCTTCCCAGTGCCTTTGGGATGAGTGTGGTGGCAGCCCACTGGAGCCACCTTGGAGGAGGACATTTGCAAGACTGGGGCATGTCCCAGAATTTGAGCAGTAGAAGCTTCCCCCTGCATCTCCcggctgtggggctgggtgaTGCAGGGCAGTACCGCTGCACTGTCTCTGTAGGACACAGGACAATCAGCAGGGACGTGACCTTGACCGTGGTTACAGGTGAGAGGAGAGACTGGTGGTTGCTTCACCCCTCTGGGGTCCCTCACTGCAGATAAACCTCCCCACATGTCTGTGCAATGAGCATGGGTAGCTCCTTGTCATGGGTTCCCACCCCAGGGCAGAAAACAAGATCTCTTTTCAGGGCATTGCACTGCTGGAATCAGGGGCTTTCCAGGGTGACTTGATTATTCCTCTTAAGAatgagaaagacaaagaaaataatttagaggAGGTAATAAAGAAGAGATGCAATAGAAGAAGGATGGACGAGGAAAAGATGTGGATATGCTTGTAGTCTTTCCTGAGGTTACTGTTTTCCCTTTGCCACAGTGACTCCAAGCATCCAAGGACCGGTTTCTGAGGGGAATCGTTTGCTGCTCATCTGCCGCCTCACGCACTCCCAGGGACATGAGCGTTTCCAGTGGACACACCTTGACTCAGCCCCTACTAAGAGCaagctggctgtggctgctccccgTAACTTGGAGGGCCACAGTTCCCAGATGGGACCTATCTTGGAAATATCCCAGGTGTCACAAAAGGACACAGGCACCTGGGAATGCAGTGTGTATGGCCCAGAAGGCAGACTGGGAGCAGTGGAATATGATCTGCACATCACAGGTACTGTCCCCCATGGGTCTGCAAACAAACTCTTCTTACCCTACTTAGCTCTCTGGTGACCTTTCCTCTCTCCACCTCATCCTGTCCTTCTCCCCTTGGACCACTTGGATCCCATTTTCTTGTCATCCTCTCTTAGCTTTCACCAGTTCCTCATGCTTTTCCTTCCAGTTCCCTGCACTCCCTCCCGTTTTGTCCATTGTGCACTGCCACCCTTTCCTTGGTGCCAAATCAACCATCCCTTCCTTCCTAACTGTGGTTCCTCCTCACAGGTGCCCAGGTCTCCAGCGCACCCTCCATCTTCAGTGGGCAGATTACTTTTGGGCTCACACTCACCCTCTTCTTCCTGCTTGCTGTTTGTGTTGTAGCTCTGGCCCTACAAAAAAGGGTAAGTGTCTATCACCccatttctgttatttttccagTACATCCACCCTTATTTGACCTTCCCTAGATTACTCCAGACACCAGTGAAAGGTCCGGGGGACACAGTGGCCAGAGGAGATATGGGGCTGGAGCAACCTGCTGACAGTGTCATGGACACACGGAAAGCTGTAGCCTGGGCATTGGCAGGTCTGGCTAACCATGGCATTCCTCTGGGGGCAGGTCAGACACctgagaggaggaagaaaacctCCTAAGGGACAATCACAGCCCAGCTTTGAAAAGCTTCATGCTTATTTCCCCAGAGATCAAGACATGCTGTACTAGAGGAGGGCTAATTGCCAAGCTTTTGTGGATGTCCTCTCTCTCATTCCTTAGCTGGATGCTTTAATGCAACCATCTCCTGTTCTGTATCAGTGCCTGCTGGTGCCCAGACACCGATATTGATGCAGGGCTGTTGTTTCTAGCTCAGCCATCACACCTCAGCTCTCAGCTTCTGGCAACTTAATGCCCTTCATTTGCTCAGCTTGTTCCAGTACTTTGTCCTCTGAAAACTCTTCCTCATACCTTGCCTTTATAATCCCCAAGACCAGGCCAGGACTAATCCTTCCCCAGCATGTCACTGGAAAAAACTGTGCGAACAAGTCAGACCGTCTCTCTGCAGTTTTCACATTACTGCTCTGCAAATTAACAACATAGCAAAATCATCCTTCAGGGTTTCATTTTGCAGACAAGGGACACCTTTTGGGAGTAGCTGTGATGCAGCTGCCTTCTACTTAACCTCATGGAAAGGGCCCACAATGATAATTCTgatggggaaggggctgggcgATAAGAGCAAGGTAAGTTTGGGAGAGCTTACCCTGGTGAAAGAGCTGGGAGCCTTGAAACTGCCTTGAGCTGAAGACAAGGGATGTGACAAAATTGATGAAAAGTCTTAGCAAGTCACAGAGACTGAAGACTGAAGGCATGCAGCATCACAAAAGAAGCAAGGTGGAAATTTTCAAAAAACCACTGTGGGTAGTGCAAGAGCAGCTTGTGACAGGTTCTTCGTCATCTGTCCTTAATCAGCACTGATGGTAAAGGATAATATGAGGCAGAAATCTACAGTTTCTGTGTGACTCTCTAAAGTGTGCAAGTCCAGGGCAAGGTGATCAGAACCAACCTTTCTGGCCCAAAACCTTGGACTGGAACCCCTTGACAGTGTACTTGTAAAGTCTCAGCTAGCAGGAAGTAGGATACCTGTGTGTCCAGCTGTTTGCTTAAACAGTTCTCATCCCACCAGGATATTCACCACACCAAAGCATTTCCATATGCCCccatggccctgctgtgctgagcaagCCAGGCTACCGTGTTGTAGCACGGGTCCTCTATCCATGGGTGCTCCTCAGCTGGCTCTGGATAGCCCTGCTTTAGCAGGGGGATTGGACTGGATCATCTCCAAAGGTCTTTCCAACCCCAACCACCCTCGGATTCTGTGACTCACACCCTTCTCTGCACAGACTCCCTGCTGGGCTCATCCTCTGCCAGAGTGCAGATGAGGTGCCTGGAGCAGAGATATCAGCTCTTCTCTggttctctccctctctctgctggCACCCTCTGAGATTGCATTTGCTGTTCCTTCGCTGGTTAGAAACTGGATGCTCCCTGCAGTGTATCATGCACACCTGTTGGGCTGTTAGGAATTCATTAGGAATTCCTATTCCAATTCCCTGATCCTAACAATCTGATCGGTACTGTTGCATTTCATTGATCCTGTCATTCAGGTTAGTGCTCCTTTCTCCTAAAATATCTGTGTCTCGTCTTGCATGATATTCTCATCCTCTTTCTTCCAAATGAAGCTCCTCAACTCTATCAGCTGCCTGACTCATTAGCATCTTCACACTCTCTGTGCTAATAATGATTGGTCTTTGAAGACTTGtgcttttcatttcccttcAGCCTGGCAGAAACCTGTCAGTAAGATCCCAGTTCCTTCCTCTTAGCTGAGATCACACCTACCATGCCATTCTCTAATTTCATCCTCCTTGCTGTACCGTCTGTGTGTAACCCTATACTGCTTTCAGGAGCCCTGAGATCTACCTCTTTTTCATTGTCTAGAAAGCCACTTGAGACAGTGGTTCTGTCTTTAATTTGTTCTTATCTCATTTTGCGCGAGCCTTCATGCCTGTATTACCTCTGTCTGAAAAGGTGTTATAAAATCTGACATACCATCAAACCTGACAGTGGCCTGACCATTGCCCAGGTCAGCCTTTGCTCTCCCTTAGGCAAGTGCTGTCTTTGTTATTCCTTCTGCTCATGACACCACTGAGGATGGTGTCGAGGCAGCCTTCCCCAGAAGAAATTGCATGTCTCAGAGAGTGTCtttttccctggctctgggagggAATGGGAGCGTTGTGGTTGCAAGCATTAGGACTTGTCCTCTGTGGCAGGAAGAAGGCCAGACTCATGCCATAGTCTGTCTCCTGTGTCTGACGTAGCCTCTGCTTCCCCTTCAGGCGCAGACTCCCGCCTTCCCAGCACTGGAAGGGATGTTTGCAGTCAATGTCCCGTGGAAGTCCATGGAGGAAAACCAGAAAGGGAAGATCCAGCAAACGGAGTGCTGATGGAAGCAGGGGGCATCAGGGCTAGTCTGCATGGGAGGATGAAACTTTGTGTGCCACGCAGAGAGAGATGGGCACCATGCAGACCTCTCAGGAGGGACGAGGGATGGCATGAGCAGTGCAGGGGACCTTGGAAGCTCTGTacctgcagaggggctggaagctgcagccagggcaagGAAGACTTACCACTGCAGTCaggtggccagcagcagagatgctttGGAGCTGTTGGGGGTATCTGAGCCAGTAGCTACTGCCTGCTTTGGTGCCACATCTCTGTCCCACTCTTTGCCCCTCCTTCACGGCCTCTCTCTCAGGCTTTCTCTGGTGGAACACTTGGATGCAGGACATGGCTGGAATCCATCTCCCTTGCACTCTgacaatgtttttttccccatgctcactctcttctcctctccctctccctgcactgccctgctcactgccctgctcactGCCCTGTTGCACATTTtgagcattttaatttattagaaACTAATTTTAGaacttaaaataaattcatatgacaaaaaaccccattgaCCCTGTGTGTGCTTGTGGAGGATCGTGCCTCTTTGGAGCCAGGTATATCTCTGCCTGTGTGAAGTCATTTCTAAGGATTTTGctgccttctctttctctttcagttctgttttattGAAGTTGCCTGttcatttctgacattttcacagTGGGGAAGGGGAAATTAAATGTCACTAGAGAAGGAAGAATCACAGGTTCAGTCTCTCctttttgctgcatttcagagccttcttttctttttttttcccatctgacTGTCCTtgttcattcattcatttattcctttagtcctcacatttttttctgaaagatcTATGAGTGGTATTGTGGCTCTTTGTCACTCTCTTCCTGCTAAGGATGCACTTAGCAATGTAAGCATGAGTCTGCCAGGCCCTGCCTCTCAAGACCTTCAATGTGTTTTGGTTTCATGCAGTCAGAGAATGCTCTTCACTTCCCCTCTGAACAGCCATGGAGGACTGTGGTACTGCTCTTGAACAGCCATTGAAGGCTGCCCCAGAAGAAACACTTATTAGTAACAGGAGTCACACTTGTGATTTCCCCCTTATGGGTCCCCAGGCTGTGGTGGCTCATGCTCAGCATGGAAGATTCCCTTGGCTTAAGAGAAGGTcaccacagccagggcagcttttcattatttcagcaGGCACATGAACAAACCTTCTTACTGTGTTACTCTCACCTTCTCTCCCCAAAAGATTCAGTCACTCAGGTAGTGAATGCATTCAAGTATCCTCAGACTGCAGGTAGTGCAGCAGCAGA encodes:
- the LAG3 gene encoding lymphocyte activation gene 3 protein; translated protein: MRLVSLGLFLTFTLPPFTAGHILPGLSEGRSRKQKVWVREGSSAVLPCHLGPRKTKESSKQLSDKISVLWKRHGGSVHQEPHVVLEVGYSGLQKTALLMKPRVSLQDSALRNGNFSLRIDPVWSEDVGLYEAQVKYKTEVHSCLVELGVITVTLSPPNPVIENELLLMSCNSSHRASLVETCWFHDKHPGPTSRTLCSLSGTLSILHPAMSDAGSWHCQLRYSDKEIISATFNLQILGFEGPTNPVVYAAAGSAADLPCRLSYLPSAFGMSVVAAHWSHLGGGHLQDWGMSQNLSSRSFPLHLPAVGLGDAGQYRCTVSVGHRTISRDVTLTVVTVTPSIQGPVSEGNRLLLICRLTHSQGHERFQWTHLDSAPTKSKLAVAAPRNLEGHSSQMGPILEISQVSQKDTGTWECSVYGPEGRLGAVEYDLHITGAQVSSAPSIFSGQITFGLTLTLFFLLAVCVVALALQKRAQTPAFPALEGMFAVNVPWKSMEENQKGKIQQTEC